The Vicia villosa cultivar HV-30 ecotype Madison, WI linkage group LG1, Vvil1.0, whole genome shotgun sequence genome includes a region encoding these proteins:
- the LOC131657942 gene encoding extensin-like, translated as MTHGPDRDIHGRTAQHASVRRERSRVVSQVIDGAVVPPDSPTASHTPVSTIPSPSPASVGPAPSPFGPSPSPAPYTTAPRRPRDDPEGSSQMPPPRRRRRGTTSTSTSDAGSDVPPTHGHADEPVSELFGTLGVL; from the coding sequence ATGACCCACGGCCCGGATAGAGACATTCATGGGAGGACCGCACAGCACGCATCCGTCCGACGAGAACGGTCGCGTGTAGTATCTCAGGTCATTGATGGAGCAGTTGTTCCACCTGATTCACCTACGGCATCTCATACACCCGTCTCAACCATACCTTCTCCATCACCCGCTTCAGTCGGGCCTGCTCCTTCACCCTTCGGGCCTTCACCATCTCCTGCCCCCTATACTACTGCACCACGGAGGCCTCGGGACGATCCtgagggttcctcacagatgCCACCACCCCGCAGACGTCGTCGTGGCACTACTTCTACTTCTACTTCTGATGCAGGATCTGATGTGCCACCTACGCATGGCCACGCGGATGAGCCGGTGTCGGAGCTATTTGGTACCCTGGGGGTCCTGTAG